A single region of the Leptothrix cholodnii SP-6 genome encodes:
- a CDS encoding glycine zipper 2TM domain-containing protein — translation MSRTVSPVVVEPRTHSGGAMTMTPHAAAPMPAAAGRLPVGWIAAGVLALGAVAAGAYYAGRGAERAPDEPVPAAAQMNAQQDNAQADAPKKAPAKPTSSARSNATGNPSADAAPAVACPMCGVVESVTAVQRKGEGTGVGAVAGTVVGGALGNQVGGGNGRTAMTVLGAIGGAVAGNEVEKQVRAVTVYRVKVRTDGGEVRTIEQSSSPAVGQRVKVDGNRLQML, via the coding sequence ATGTCCCGCACCGTTTCCCCCGTCGTCGTCGAGCCGCGCACCCATTCCGGTGGCGCCATGACGATGACCCCGCATGCGGCCGCGCCGATGCCGGCCGCCGCCGGGCGTCTGCCCGTGGGCTGGATCGCCGCCGGCGTGCTGGCGCTCGGTGCCGTGGCCGCCGGCGCCTATTACGCCGGCCGTGGTGCCGAGCGCGCGCCCGACGAGCCGGTGCCGGCCGCCGCGCAGATGAACGCGCAGCAGGACAACGCCCAGGCCGACGCGCCGAAGAAGGCGCCGGCCAAGCCCACCTCGTCGGCCCGATCAAATGCCACCGGCAACCCATCCGCCGATGCCGCACCGGCGGTGGCCTGCCCGATGTGCGGCGTGGTCGAGTCGGTCACCGCCGTGCAGCGCAAGGGTGAAGGCACCGGTGTCGGCGCCGTGGCCGGTACGGTGGTGGGCGGCGCGCTGGGCAACCAGGTCGGCGGCGGCAACGGCCGCACCGCGATGACCGTGCTCGGCGCCATCGGCGGCGCGGTGGCCGGCAACGAGGTCGAGAAGCAGGTCCGCGCCGTCACGGTCTACCGCGTCAAGGTGCGCACCGATGGCGGCGAGGTGCGCACCATCGAGCAGAGCAGCTCGCCGGCGGTCGGCCAGCGTGTCAAGGTCGACGGCAACCGCCTGCAGATGCTCTGA